A window of the Xiashengella succiniciproducens genome harbors these coding sequences:
- a CDS encoding LemA family protein, translating into MPIIILIAGVVILLLVIGLYNNLIRKRNEVDFAFAAIDTQLKKRYDLIPNLVATVQEYARHEKELLTKVVELRAKAVSGNLSQNEQVDLNNQLSAGIRNLMVAMEAYPELKANENFMNLQRNLTEIESQIAAARRTYNAAVTDFNNSIQVFPANIFAGMLGFTARQLFVIPEAERQNVNVKQLFS; encoded by the coding sequence ATGCCAATTATAATTCTTATTGCTGGAGTAGTGATTCTTCTACTGGTTATTGGTCTTTACAATAACCTAATCAGAAAGCGCAACGAAGTCGATTTTGCATTTGCCGCAATTGATACCCAACTTAAAAAGCGCTACGACCTGATTCCAAATCTTGTTGCCACCGTTCAGGAATATGCCAGGCATGAGAAGGAACTGCTGACCAAGGTTGTTGAACTTCGTGCAAAGGCCGTTTCGGGCAATCTCAGCCAGAATGAACAGGTGGATCTCAATAACCAACTGTCTGCCGGCATTCGCAACCTGATGGTTGCGATGGAGGCTTATCCGGAGCTTAAGGCTAACGAGAACTTCATGAATCTGCAACGCAACCTTACTGAGATAGAATCTCAGATTGCCGCAGCAAGGCGTACTTACAATGCTGCAGTTACCGATTTCAACAACAGTATTCAGGTCTTTCCTGCAAATATCTTTGCCGGAATGCTTGGCTTTACAGCCAGACAACTGTTTGTTATTCCTGAGGCCGAACGGCAGAATGTCAATGTAAAGCAACTGTTCTCCTGA
- a CDS encoding 3'-5' exonuclease yields MSQVLESFAAIDFETANEFPTSVCSVGIVIVRDGEICDSFYSLIKPEPDYYRQINMGIHGITPEDTVNAAVFPDVWMQVEPLIEGLPLIAHNKGFDEACLKACFKTYMMDYPDYEFYCTLQGSRAILKGLPNYKLTTVAEYCGYYLDNHHNALADAEACARIAIRLYSR; encoded by the coding sequence ATGAGTCAGGTATTGGAGAGTTTCGCAGCAATAGATTTTGAGACTGCAAATGAGTTTCCTACCAGCGTGTGCAGTGTGGGGATTGTTATAGTGCGTGATGGTGAGATATGCGACAGTTTCTACAGTCTGATTAAACCTGAACCAGATTATTACCGCCAAATAAATATGGGCATCCATGGAATTACTCCTGAGGATACAGTAAATGCTGCTGTTTTTCCTGATGTTTGGATGCAGGTGGAACCTTTGATTGAAGGACTTCCTCTGATTGCCCACAATAAAGGTTTCGATGAAGCATGTCTTAAGGCCTGCTTTAAGACCTATATGATGGATTATCCCGATTACGAGTTTTATTGCACGCTGCAAGGGTCAAGGGCTATATTGAAGGGCTTGCCAAACTATAAGCTTACTACTGTAGCGGAGTATTGTGGCTACTATCTCGATAATCACCACAATGCCCTGGCGGATGCGGAAGCATGCGCCAGAATTGCTATCAGGCTCTACTCCAGGTAA
- a CDS encoding SatD family protein: MTKTQFKASISGDIVSFTSLSIEGRELLEQRLKDLVTLLDKQLSVFARVIKGDYLEGYLPQPGQALRVALLVKYYIKAASDVIASGRKEAGLFRTYGIRLAIGIGEISRFDPVKGIIDGEAIYLSGRIINSQPGTHGKNAIVKSTFLIASSQQNIEDEFGPVLALLDVLIAKSTARQCEVIYLKLLGHNEEEISQTLGITQATVNQHSRSGGWNAVQKAVDRFSIAIKQLEI; encoded by the coding sequence ATGACTAAAACACAGTTCAAAGCAAGTATTTCCGGCGATATCGTGTCTTTCACCAGCCTAAGTATCGAGGGGAGGGAACTGCTTGAGCAAAGGCTTAAGGATCTTGTGACTCTACTAGACAAGCAATTAAGTGTCTTTGCTAGAGTGATAAAGGGTGATTATCTGGAAGGCTATCTGCCGCAACCCGGGCAGGCCTTACGGGTTGCCCTCCTGGTCAAATACTATATAAAAGCGGCTTCTGATGTAATAGCATCAGGAAGAAAGGAAGCTGGACTTTTTCGAACATATGGGATACGTCTGGCAATTGGAATAGGGGAAATTTCTCGTTTTGATCCGGTAAAAGGAATAATTGACGGAGAAGCTATCTATCTTTCAGGACGTATTATCAACAGTCAGCCAGGCACTCATGGAAAGAATGCCATAGTAAAATCAACCTTCTTGATAGCCTCTTCCCAACAGAATATTGAAGACGAGTTTGGCCCAGTGCTTGCCCTTTTGGACGTGTTAATTGCAAAAAGCACGGCAAGACAATGCGAGGTTATTTATCTGAAGCTATTGGGACATAATGAGGAAGAAATCTCACAAACCTTAGGAATAACCCAGGCTACAGTCAACCAGCACTCACGCAGTGGGGGCTGGAATGCTGTCCAGAAGGCAGTAGACCGCTTTAGCATAGCCATAAAACAACTTGAAATATGA
- a CDS encoding RagB/SusD family nutrient uptake outer membrane protein, protein MKKYFLLLLSVGFLVSTGCNEDQLDIPQKGVISVDNFYQTDEDAEAALTVVYYDTHINFSFMGEVTGYNYGPYFALTNFNSPDAWLAGSGPEDCVDERAYQQFRYTNDNLVPLGGYTAFYRSIHKCNLVINNFTTERLGSLTATMQRCVAEARVMRAFDHMMLGIYWGTPPIVTTVLTGSDRPTNAESQEAVMQWVANEIDLALPHLEERESPSDYEGAVKITKGFALAVKGKALLWKGDYAGARDALKQVINSGKYELLPSENMHYILHGKGKGSPEVVFEFNAVYVPGVVTNLQRRAGWNDIMTFNWRFENMASLADSQIKSGGWGWMNPTGDFARDLIDNDGMDSYRRKAWIKTYDELLYDHKWAADPADWTPGSDGANAYKKTDVGARGVLANKSIHANEGYFIWKNVPHVDQGDVINEGWAGTWNKNFQIMRYAEVLLMYAEACAQTSETSDDADGLAALNAIQNRAGSNYVSTVLDLKDVKNEMRFELWLEGDRTVNLIRWGDTQQLKEVGSYMPDLRDALNYGEGSEHGVYIDASKATYYKDTYDIGFKPGKHELLPFPKRAVDLNSGLKQNPNWD, encoded by the coding sequence ATGAAAAAATATTTCTTGTTATTATTAAGTGTTGGTTTCTTGGTTTCTACAGGATGTAACGAAGACCAACTTGATATACCACAAAAGGGTGTTATCTCGGTAGATAATTTCTATCAGACAGATGAAGATGCCGAGGCTGCTCTTACCGTAGTGTACTATGATACTCACATCAACTTCTCATTTATGGGTGAAGTTACCGGTTATAACTATGGTCCATATTTCGCGCTGACCAACTTCAACTCTCCTGATGCATGGCTGGCTGGTTCTGGTCCGGAAGACTGTGTTGATGAAAGAGCATACCAACAATTCAGGTATACTAACGACAACCTTGTTCCACTGGGTGGATATACAGCTTTCTACCGTTCAATTCACAAGTGTAACCTTGTAATCAACAATTTTACAACTGAAAGGCTTGGTTCACTTACTGCTACAATGCAACGTTGTGTTGCTGAAGCTCGCGTAATGAGAGCTTTTGACCACATGATGCTTGGTATCTATTGGGGAACTCCTCCGATTGTAACTACTGTTCTTACAGGTTCTGACCGTCCAACAAACGCAGAATCTCAAGAAGCTGTTATGCAATGGGTAGCTAATGAAATCGACCTGGCTCTTCCTCATCTGGAAGAACGTGAAAGCCCATCTGACTATGAAGGTGCTGTTAAGATCACTAAGGGTTTTGCATTAGCTGTTAAAGGTAAAGCTCTTCTCTGGAAGGGAGACTACGCTGGTGCACGAGACGCTCTGAAGCAAGTTATCAACTCTGGTAAGTATGAACTTCTTCCAAGTGAAAACATGCATTACATCCTTCATGGTAAGGGTAAAGGTTCTCCTGAAGTTGTATTTGAATTTAACGCAGTTTACGTTCCTGGTGTTGTAACTAACCTTCAGCGACGTGCAGGTTGGAACGATATCATGACTTTCAACTGGCGTTTTGAAAACATGGCTTCATTGGCTGACTCTCAGATCAAGAGCGGTGGTTGGGGATGGATGAACCCGACTGGTGACTTTGCAAGAGACCTTATTGATAACGATGGTATGGACTCATATCGTCGTAAAGCATGGATCAAAACTTATGATGAACTGCTTTATGACCACAAGTGGGCTGCTGATCCAGCTGACTGGACTCCTGGCAGTGATGGTGCCAATGCATATAAGAAAACTGACGTTGGAGCACGTGGTGTATTAGCAAATAAAAGCATCCATGCTAACGAAGGTTACTTTATTTGGAAGAACGTACCTCACGTAGATCAGGGTGACGTTATAAATGAAGGTTGGGCTGGTACATGGAACAAGAACTTCCAAATCATGCGTTATGCTGAGGTTCTTCTGATGTATGCTGAAGCATGTGCTCAAACTTCTGAGACTTCTGATGATGCTGACGGTCTTGCTGCTCTGAATGCAATCCAAAATCGTGCAGGTTCAAACTATGTTTCTACTGTTCTTGATCTTAAAGATGTTAAGAATGAAATGAGGTTTGAATTGTGGCTCGAAGGTGACCGTACAGTTAACCTGATACGTTGGGGTGACACTCAACAATTGAAAGAAGTTGGTTCTTACATGCCCGACCTAAGGGATGCATTGAATTATGGAGAAGGCTCTGAACACGGTGTTTACATCGATGCTTCTAAGGCTACTTACTATAAGGATACTTATGATATCGGTTTCAAGCCTGGCAAGCATGAACTGCTTCCATTCCCGAAACGTGCTGTAGATCTTAACTCTGGTCTAAAGCAAAATCCAAATTGGGACTAA
- a CDS encoding SusC/RagA family TonB-linked outer membrane protein has translation MKKHQLLKAVLITLPMLFFSFLSYAQSLTVSGIVQDESGYALPGVAVAIQGTLQGTITDVEGRYTITVDDPNSVLTFSFIGMETQNVNVAGRSVINVFLKTEFADLGEVVVVGYGTQRKSDLTGAVVKVGADDLKNRSTSDAAVALQGKAAGVQVLPNSGAPGRGADIRIRGMSSNSEFNGPLLIVDGLKVDNIQYLDPEMIESMEVLKDAASAAIYGAQAGNGVVLITTKAGSRSQDGQVFYNGQWQLSSLSRELDVMNAKQYIDYGKKQGFLSDQTLTDVGYVSGTDINWADEVFEPTWNYRHTVGVQGATDKGSYFVAMNYVYNDGIFAGDKDVYERLSTQINGEYKVKPWLTVGTNNNIEKWETKSVSQQSDNGSALLAAVTSDPLFGPVANSEDELNQRQKDALAAGIAVLKDKNGKYYRLSPISGESQSANPFIQRDRAIGGSDGINVRGLAYANFNPIEGLVYTSRLGYRLAQGNTHNYEFPFAANEFVSSSVYRISANANVSYYYQFENFINYTKTIADKHNVNAMVGMSWENNHSDNVSVSAEGADILKGYEPNFRYINYLLDDAKKTVGNAPSDARNLSYFGRLTYSYAQRYSIQANFRADAFDSSKLPAESRWGYFPSFSAGWTLSNESFIKDNISETALSFLKLRASWGRNGNIAVLNGYPYMPIIQKNNNWYQFAQDGTQTYGSVPNGLPNPDLEWEESEQVDLGLDARFINGKLSLGVDWYKKETKGLLVNVTPVIETGVGTYVLNAGNVDNTGLEFELGWRDTAGDLSYSINANFSTLKNELTYLDPTIDHLRGTGLQGSNIYTRCAVGEPLWYFYGYKFKEFDDNGAAIYEDINGDGVWDSNDMTNIGQGLPTYNYGVTINLAYKNFDFMLFGTGAGGFDVLPQAWRSDRPYTNNYAWFYENSWTSSNKDAKFPAIEHWTKEAYSSDLTVFSGSYFKIKQIQLGYTLPNNLTSKAHISSLRVYGSLENFFTFTSYVGLDPETASANSNRSLGIDMGTYPTAKQVVFGVNLTF, from the coding sequence ATGAAAAAACATCAATTACTGAAGGCAGTTCTCATCACGCTGCCAATGTTGTTTTTCTCATTCTTGAGTTATGCCCAGTCACTGACTGTGAGTGGTATAGTTCAGGATGAATCTGGCTATGCATTGCCAGGTGTTGCAGTAGCGATTCAAGGAACTCTGCAAGGTACTATTACTGACGTAGAAGGACGCTACACAATTACTGTTGACGATCCAAACAGTGTGCTGACTTTCTCATTCATTGGAATGGAAACTCAGAATGTTAACGTTGCAGGCCGCAGCGTTATCAATGTTTTCTTAAAAACAGAATTTGCCGACCTTGGTGAAGTTGTTGTAGTAGGTTACGGTACTCAAAGAAAGAGTGACCTTACTGGTGCAGTTGTTAAGGTTGGAGCTGATGACTTGAAAAACCGTTCAACTTCTGATGCCGCTGTAGCTCTTCAAGGTAAAGCAGCTGGTGTTCAGGTATTGCCAAACTCAGGTGCTCCTGGTAGAGGTGCTGATATCCGTATCCGTGGTATGTCTTCAAACTCAGAATTCAACGGTCCTTTGTTAATTGTTGACGGTTTGAAGGTTGATAATATCCAATACCTTGACCCGGAAATGATCGAATCAATGGAAGTACTTAAGGATGCTGCTTCTGCTGCTATCTATGGTGCTCAGGCTGGTAATGGTGTTGTTCTTATCACTACTAAAGCTGGTTCAAGAAGTCAAGATGGTCAAGTATTCTACAATGGACAATGGCAACTTAGCAGTCTTTCTCGCGAACTTGATGTGATGAATGCTAAGCAATACATTGACTATGGTAAGAAACAAGGCTTCCTGAGTGACCAAACACTGACTGATGTTGGTTATGTATCAGGTACTGATATTAACTGGGCTGACGAAGTGTTTGAACCAACCTGGAACTATCGTCATACTGTAGGTGTACAAGGTGCTACAGATAAGGGTTCTTACTTTGTTGCAATGAACTATGTTTACAATGACGGTATCTTTGCGGGTGACAAGGATGTTTATGAAAGGCTTTCTACTCAGATCAACGGTGAGTACAAAGTTAAACCTTGGTTGACTGTTGGTACTAATAACAATATCGAAAAGTGGGAAACAAAATCAGTTTCTCAACAGAGCGATAACGGTTCTGCTCTTTTGGCTGCTGTAACGTCTGACCCATTATTTGGTCCTGTTGCAAATTCAGAAGATGAACTGAACCAAAGACAAAAAGATGCTCTTGCAGCTGGTATAGCTGTTCTTAAAGATAAGAATGGTAAGTACTACAGACTTTCTCCAATCAGTGGTGAGTCTCAATCAGCTAACCCATTCATTCAAAGGGATAGGGCTATAGGTGGCAGCGATGGTATCAATGTTCGTGGTCTTGCTTATGCAAACTTCAACCCAATTGAAGGTCTTGTTTATACTTCTCGTTTGGGATATCGTTTAGCTCAAGGCAACACTCACAACTATGAGTTCCCATTTGCAGCTAATGAATTCGTAAGCAGCAGCGTTTACAGGATTAGTGCTAATGCTAACGTTTCTTACTACTATCAGTTTGAAAACTTCATTAACTATACAAAGACTATTGCTGACAAGCACAATGTTAATGCTATGGTTGGTATGTCATGGGAAAATAATCACTCTGACAACGTAAGTGTATCTGCAGAAGGTGCAGACATCCTTAAAGGTTATGAACCTAACTTCCGTTATATAAACTACCTTTTGGATGATGCTAAGAAAACTGTAGGTAATGCTCCTAGTGATGCAAGAAACCTGTCATACTTTGGTCGTCTGACATATAGCTATGCACAACGTTATAGCATTCAAGCCAACTTCCGTGCTGACGCATTCGACTCTTCAAAACTTCCTGCTGAGTCTCGTTGGGGTTACTTCCCATCTTTCTCAGCTGGTTGGACACTTAGCAATGAGTCTTTCATTAAGGACAACATTAGCGAGACTGCTCTTTCTTTCTTGAAGCTTCGTGCATCTTGGGGTCGTAACGGTAACATCGCAGTATTGAATGGTTATCCTTATATGCCTATTATCCAGAAGAACAATAACTGGTATCAGTTTGCTCAAGATGGTACTCAAACTTATGGTTCTGTACCTAATGGTCTTCCAAACCCAGACCTGGAATGGGAAGAATCAGAACAGGTTGACCTTGGTCTTGACGCAAGATTCATCAATGGAAAACTATCATTAGGTGTTGACTGGTACAAGAAGGAAACTAAGGGTCTGCTGGTTAATGTTACTCCGGTAATTGAAACTGGTGTTGGTACTTACGTTCTTAACGCTGGTAATGTTGATAATACTGGTTTGGAATTTGAACTTGGATGGAGAGACACAGCTGGTGATCTTAGCTATTCAATCAATGCAAACTTCTCAACTCTTAAGAACGAACTTACTTATCTTGATCCTACTATTGACCACCTTCGTGGTACAGGTCTTCAAGGTAGTAACATCTATACCCGTTGTGCTGTAGGTGAACCACTATGGTATTTCTACGGTTACAAGTTTAAAGAATTTGATGACAATGGTGCTGCAATCTATGAAGACATCAATGGTGACGGTGTTTGGGATTCTAACGATATGACTAATATCGGTCAAGGTCTTCCAACTTACAACTATGGTGTTACTATCAATCTTGCATACAAGAACTTCGACTTTATGTTGTTTGGTACTGGTGCAGGTGGTTTCGACGTACTGCCACAAGCATGGCGTTCAGACCGTCCATATACCAACAACTATGCCTGGTTTTATGAGAACTCATGGACATCTTCAAACAAGGATGCTAAGTTCCCAGCTATTGAACACTGGACTAAGGAAGCTTATAGCTCTGACCTGACTGTATTTAGCGGTAGCTATTTCAAGATCAAACAGATTCAGTTGGGATATACTTTGCCGAACAACCTGACTAGCAAGGCTCACATCAGCAGTCTACGTGTTTATGGATCACTTGAAAACTTCTTTACTTTCACCAGCTACGTTGGTCTTGATCCTGAAACTGCTTCTGCTAATTCAAACAGGTCTTTAGGTATTGATATGGGTACTTACCCGACAGCTAAGCAAGTTGTTTTCGGTGTTAACCTTACATTCTAA
- a CDS encoding PH domain-containing protein has product MSSPAASLKRLCLDQKLAQRFPPVLISPVREAEFISDLKAINPDIKVEVPDKNGPWRIQDWDI; this is encoded by the coding sequence ATCTCCTCTCCTGCTGCTTCACTCAAACGGCTTTGCCTGGATCAAAAATTGGCACAAAGATTTCCTCCCGTATTAATCTCACCGGTCAGGGAAGCAGAATTTATCTCTGACTTGAAGGCCATCAACCCAGATATCAAGGTTGAGGTTCCCGATAAAAATGGCCCCTGGCGCATCCAGGACTGGGATATATAG
- a CDS encoding TrkH family potassium uptake protein encodes MNLKFILNIFGRVLMLLGAFMLLPVVCAIIYKEPEHWSLISASFLTLTAGGLMYVLTMSDLKKELNLRDSYFTVTFVWVILSLFGTLPYLLTETITDFADALFETVSGFTSTGSSVISDVESLPHSILFWRSLSQWLGGMGIIVLVVAIMPLLRIGGYNLFKSEASGVSKEKLTPKIASTAKRLWGVYVTLTAVLAILLAAGDMGVFDAINHAFTTMATGGFSTKNDSLASFSAYSQYVVMIFMFLAGMNFYLHYHLYKGRLRRVFENIELRTYFWLVVVVSVIIVVLISDNNLFANVELHLRQAFFQVISVVTTTGFGTYNYEEWPSEAWILMFMLMFSGACIGSTGGGVKLIRHVVAYKHIVIFFRKMLHPNSVSVMKLRGEAIDEEKVGSIVSFLFLYMITFCVGSVLLIFMDVDFLTSIGVVASNLGGIGISIGNIGAINSYADFSTAAKLLLSLLMIIGRLELSTVLILLTSQFWRDR; translated from the coding sequence ATGAATCTCAAGTTTATACTCAATATTTTTGGTAGAGTACTGATGCTCCTTGGAGCCTTTATGCTTCTACCGGTGGTTTGCGCCATCATCTATAAGGAGCCCGAACACTGGAGCCTGATCAGTGCTTCGTTTCTGACCCTGACAGCAGGGGGGCTGATGTATGTGCTGACCATGTCGGATCTAAAGAAGGAGTTGAACCTGAGGGACAGTTACTTTACAGTAACCTTTGTATGGGTGATCCTATCGTTGTTTGGCACCCTTCCATATTTGCTGACCGAGACGATAACTGACTTTGCCGATGCGTTGTTTGAGACTGTATCGGGCTTTACATCCACCGGTTCATCTGTGATCTCTGACGTAGAGTCACTGCCTCACAGCATATTATTTTGGCGGAGTCTGAGCCAGTGGCTGGGAGGTATGGGAATTATCGTGCTTGTAGTAGCTATTATGCCACTGTTACGAATTGGAGGATACAACCTCTTTAAGAGTGAAGCTTCCGGTGTTAGTAAAGAAAAGCTAACTCCCAAGATAGCAAGTACAGCCAAAAGATTGTGGGGAGTCTATGTGACACTGACAGCAGTACTGGCAATTTTGTTGGCTGCTGGGGATATGGGAGTCTTTGATGCCATTAACCATGCCTTTACTACCATGGCCACCGGGGGATTCTCGACCAAGAATGACAGTCTTGCTTCCTTTTCTGCCTATAGTCAATATGTTGTAATGATCTTTATGTTTCTTGCCGGAATGAACTTTTATCTGCATTATCACCTGTACAAGGGCAGGCTTAGGAGGGTCTTTGAGAATATAGAGTTGAGAACTTATTTCTGGCTTGTTGTAGTTGTGTCTGTGATAATAGTAGTACTTATATCAGACAATAATCTCTTTGCTAATGTTGAATTGCACCTTAGGCAAGCCTTCTTTCAGGTTATTTCGGTAGTTACTACTACTGGATTTGGTACCTATAACTATGAGGAATGGCCGAGTGAAGCCTGGATACTGATGTTTATGTTGATGTTTTCAGGGGCCTGCATTGGTAGTACCGGAGGTGGTGTTAAGCTGATCAGACATGTCGTGGCCTACAAGCATATTGTAATCTTCTTCAGGAAGATGCTGCATCCCAACAGTGTATCAGTGATGAAACTGAGGGGAGAAGCCATTGATGAAGAGAAAGTAGGCAGCATAGTATCCTTTTTGTTTCTTTACATGATAACCTTTTGCGTCGGTTCCGTGCTTTTGATCTTCATGGACGTTGACTTCCTTACTTCTATCGGCGTAGTTGCATCCAACCTTGGGGGCATTGGTATTAGTATTGGTAACATAGGCGCCATCAATAGTTACGCCGACTTCAGTACTGCCGCCAAGCTCTTACTCTCTTTACTTATGATTATCGGCCGTCTCGAGCTCTCCACCGTCCTCATCCTCCTCACCAGCCAGTTCTGGCGGGACAGGTAG
- a CDS encoding nucleoid-associated protein — protein sequence MIESSQVVIDGLVIHHVGSRSEGQPIRFSKSAINLQDNVEVGSLLKTYFFNAFKNEGYYTFIGAEEGAAGLVYNLAVEVFSDKTKLYNASVRLAEHLYEHSNHPKIRGGEFYVALFSNVAVDGIGVDALGIFKSENKDSFLKVYLRGQDFELGAEEGINIRKLDKGCIIFNTEAEHGFKVVMVDNVNKGNEAAFWKDDFLGLQPREDAFFYTRNYLDLCKNFVREVYNGENQVPKPEQIDFLNRSIDFFDKKGTFRQDDFEREVIRLPEVTEAFNDYRNQFETERGIPLNDSFDIAKTAVKSEKKYFKSVLKLDKNFHVYVHGKRDFIEKGYDDNRGLNYYKLYFENEL from the coding sequence ATGATAGAAAGCTCACAAGTTGTTATAGACGGCCTTGTGATCCATCATGTTGGATCACGCAGCGAGGGTCAGCCCATCAGATTTTCAAAGAGTGCAATCAACCTGCAGGACAACGTTGAAGTTGGTTCTCTTCTTAAGACCTATTTCTTTAATGCCTTTAAGAATGAGGGCTACTACACCTTTATAGGGGCTGAGGAAGGAGCGGCTGGACTGGTGTACAACCTGGCAGTGGAGGTCTTTAGTGACAAGACTAAGCTTTACAATGCATCTGTTAGACTGGCCGAGCATCTGTATGAGCACAGCAACCATCCCAAAATCAGAGGTGGTGAGTTTTACGTGGCCTTGTTCAGCAACGTGGCTGTTGACGGAATAGGTGTGGATGCGCTTGGCATCTTCAAGTCTGAGAATAAGGACAGCTTTTTGAAAGTCTATCTGAGGGGGCAGGACTTTGAACTGGGTGCTGAGGAAGGAATCAATATACGCAAGCTTGATAAAGGATGCATCATCTTTAATACTGAAGCCGAACATGGCTTTAAGGTTGTGATGGTGGATAACGTGAACAAGGGAAATGAAGCGGCCTTTTGGAAGGACGACTTCCTGGGCCTGCAGCCCAGGGAAGATGCATTCTTCTATACCCGCAACTACCTGGACCTTTGCAAGAATTTCGTTAGAGAAGTTTACAATGGCGAGAATCAGGTGCCAAAACCTGAGCAGATTGATTTCCTAAACAGGTCTATCGACTTTTTCGACAAGAAGGGTACTTTCAGACAGGATGACTTTGAGCGTGAAGTGATACGCTTACCCGAGGTTACAGAGGCCTTTAATGATTACAGGAATCAGTTTGAGACCGAACGGGGAATACCACTCAATGACAGCTTCGATATAGCCAAGACCGCTGTCAAGAGCGAGAAGAAGTACTTTAAGTCGGTGCTGAAGCTTGATAAGAACTTTCATGTGTATGTGCACGGGAAGAGGGATTTTATTGAGAAGGGCTACGATGACAATCGTGGATTGAACTATTACAAACTGTATTTTGAGAATGAGTTGTAA